A genome region from Acipenser ruthenus chromosome 29, fAciRut3.2 maternal haplotype, whole genome shotgun sequence includes the following:
- the LOC117962391 gene encoding rho-related GTP-binding protein RhoA-D, with protein sequence MAAIRKKLVIVGDGACGKTCLLIVFSKDQFPEVYVPTVFENYIADIEVDGKQVELALWDTAGQEDYDRLRPLSYPDTDVILMCFSIDSPDSLENIPEKWTPEVKHFCPNVPIILVGNKKDLRNDEHTRRDLAKMKQEPVKPEEGRDMANRISAFGYLECSAKTKDGVREVFEMATRAALQVRKRRRRQPCLLL encoded by the exons ATGGCAGCAATTCGGAAGAAGCTGGTGATCGTGGGGGATGGCGCCTGTGGGAAGACCTGCTTGCTGATCGTTTTCAGTAAGGACCAGTTCCCGGAGGTGTACGTGCCCACAGTGTTTGAGAACTACATCGCTGACATCGAGGTGGATGGGAAGCAG gtggAGCTGGCTCTGTGGGATACAGCAGGACAGGAGGACTACGATCGGCTCAGACCGCTCTCCTACCCCGACACCGACGTCATCCTCATGTGCTTCTCCATCGACAGCCCTGACAGTTTAG AGAATATCCCGGAGAAGTGGACCCCCGAGGTGAAGCACTTCTGCCCGAACGTGCCGATCATCCTGGTGGGGAACAAGAAAGACCTGAGGAATGACGAGCACACGCGGAGAGATCTGGCCAAGATGAAACAG GAGCCTGTGAAGCCGGAAGAGGGCCGGGACATGGCTAACAGAATCAGTGCCTTCGGCTATCTGGAGTGCTCTGCCAAGACGAAGGACGGAGTGCGAGAGGTATTCGAGATGGCCACCCGGGCCGCCCTGCAGGTCCGGAAACGAAGGAGGAGGCAGCCCTGTCTGCTGTTGTGA